A stretch of the Photobacterium sp. CCB-ST2H9 genome encodes the following:
- the priB gene encoding primosomal replication protein N → MTNRLELSGTVAKHPKRSQSPAGVPHCHFVLEHRSSQVEAGLPRQVYCYINVVVSGKGQQILTQDLAVGSNITAGGFISWQTGRNGIGKLVLHADHIEKI, encoded by the coding sequence ATGACCAATCGTCTGGAGTTGTCTGGCACAGTTGCCAAACACCCCAAACGAAGTCAGTCCCCGGCTGGCGTGCCTCATTGTCACTTTGTGCTTGAGCATCGTTCCAGTCAGGTGGAAGCGGGCTTACCCCGTCAGGTGTATTGCTACATCAACGTGGTAGTCAGCGGCAAAGGTCAGCAAATACTCACTCAAGATTTAGCTGTCGGAAGCAACATTACAGCCGGGGGATTTATCTCGTGGCAAACCGGCCGGAATGGCATTGGTAAGTTAGTGTTGCACGCCGATCACATTGAAAAAATTTAG
- the rpsF gene encoding 30S ribosomal protein S6, translating to MRHYEIVFMVHPDQSEQVAGMVERYTGAIKDSGGQIHRLEDWGRRQLAYPINKLHKAHYVLMNVEAEQSVIDELESNFRFNDAVIRNMIMRTKGAITEPSPMMKAKEERAPRRDERAEAQSEDEAAAE from the coding sequence ATGCGTCATTACGAAATCGTATTTATGGTGCACCCAGATCAAAGCGAGCAAGTTGCTGGCATGGTCGAGCGTTACACTGGTGCTATCAAAGATTCTGGCGGTCAGATCCACCGTCTGGAAGATTGGGGCCGTCGTCAACTGGCTTACCCAATCAACAAACTGCACAAAGCTCACTACGTTCTGATGAACGTTGAAGCAGAGCAGTCTGTTATCGACGAGCTGGAGTCTAACTTCCGCTTCAACGACGCTGTGATCCGTAACATGATCATGCGCACTAAAGGCGCTATCACTGAGCCATCTCCAATGATGAAGGCTAAAGAAGAGCGTGCCCCACGTCGTGACGAGCGTGCAGAAGCACAATCTGAAGACGAAGCTGCAGCTGAGTAA
- the rlmB gene encoding 23S rRNA (guanosine(2251)-2'-O)-methyltransferase RlmB, protein MRNDMIFGIHAVSAVLGSDPARFIEVFVLKGRQDERLLPLLNELQRLGVTIQQAGRKALDDKSDGGSHQGIVARVKPGKQYNENDLDDLLAGQENPLLLVLDGVTDPHNLGACLRNADAAGVAAVIVPKDRAAQLNATASKVACGAAEVVPLIRVTNLARTLRALQDKGVWVVGTAGEATHDLYQSKLTGPLAIVMGAEGEGMRRLTRETCDDLIKIPMAGSVSSLNVSVATGICLFEAVRQRQG, encoded by the coding sequence ATGCGTAATGATATGATTTTCGGCATTCATGCCGTAAGCGCAGTGCTGGGTTCCGACCCGGCACGTTTCATTGAAGTCTTTGTGCTGAAAGGGCGTCAGGACGAGCGTTTGCTGCCGCTGTTGAATGAACTGCAACGGTTGGGTGTGACCATTCAGCAAGCGGGTCGTAAGGCACTGGATGACAAATCCGATGGTGGCAGTCATCAGGGCATTGTGGCGCGGGTCAAACCGGGCAAACAGTACAATGAAAATGATCTGGACGACCTTCTGGCCGGGCAGGAAAACCCATTGTTACTGGTGCTGGATGGCGTGACCGATCCGCACAATCTGGGTGCCTGTCTGCGAAATGCTGATGCAGCGGGCGTGGCGGCAGTGATCGTACCGAAAGATCGCGCAGCGCAGCTGAATGCGACAGCATCGAAAGTGGCTTGCGGCGCCGCAGAAGTCGTGCCGCTCATCCGGGTGACGAACCTGGCCCGTACCCTGCGCGCATTGCAGGACAAAGGCGTCTGGGTTGTCGGGACTGCCGGTGAAGCAACACATGACCTGTATCAGAGCAAACTAACCGGACCGCTGGCCATTGTGATGGGGGCTGAAGGGGAAGGCATGCGACGTCTGACCCGTGAGACCTGTGACGATTTGATTAAAATCCCGATGGCCGGTTCTGTGTCCAGTCTGAACGTCTCGGTAGCGACCGGAATTTGCCTGTTTGAGGCGGTGCGTCAGCGTCAGGGATAA
- the rnr gene encoding ribonuclease R, translating into MSKGTTDLPVDPFREREAQNYENPIPSRELILEVIRGFSTPVNRDQLFTALQLAGEDQYEGLRRRLRAMERDGQLVYTRRQCYALPERLDLIKGHVIGHKDGFGFLRPEGSGTARQDDLLLPAHQMRGVIHGDYVLVQVAGVDKRGRREGRIVRVLQEYSGQIVGRYFIEDGMGFVVPDDSRIAQDIVIPQDARLGARMGNVVVVEITQRATRQYNAVGKVVEVLGENMAPGMEIEIALRTYDIPHVWPAEVEKQVAHLSEEVPEEAKKGRVDLRELPLVTIDGEDARDFDDAVYCEKKKSGGWRLWVAIADVSYYVRPDSALDKEAIQRGNSVYFPSQVIPMLPEVLSNGLCSLNPQVDRLCMVCEMTISAAGKLSGYKHYEAVMNSHARLTYTKVSKMLEGDEPLRERYAPLVPHLEELYQMYKVLKQAREERGAIEFETVETQFIFNADRKIDRIVPAERNDAHKIIEECMIMANVASAKLVEKAKEPALYRVHDTPGEERLTGFRDFLGELGLNLTGGLEPAPSDYAHLAAAIQNRPDKELIQTMLLRSMKQAVYQADNIGHFGLALNSYAHFTSPIRRYPDLALHRALKYLIAKENGTNTDRWTPTGGYHYSFDDMDVLGEQCSMTERRADDATRDVADWLKCEYMQDHVGDEFDGVIANVTGFGFFVRLNELNIDGLVHISNLDNDYYQYDPIGQRLIGDASGKIYRLGDAVKVKVAAINLNDRQIDFELVGGGRKVRRPGKTAQTRDKQQRMRKAEGLQRQSLKVFRVENGEAQPEHKAESKKERSSVRQQLKSGMVPRPEGDDGQPGKKAKKKDKAKKKSVKARKQRAGKKERAAKKKK; encoded by the coding sequence ATGTCCAAAGGTACAACTGATTTACCTGTCGATCCTTTCCGCGAGCGGGAAGCTCAAAATTACGAAAATCCCATCCCCAGCCGTGAACTGATTTTAGAAGTCATCCGTGGCTTCAGCACCCCGGTCAACCGTGATCAGCTGTTTACAGCACTGCAGCTGGCAGGTGAAGACCAGTATGAAGGCCTGCGTCGGCGTTTACGGGCGATGGAACGCGATGGCCAGCTGGTGTATACCCGCCGTCAGTGTTATGCCCTGCCGGAGCGGCTGGATCTGATCAAAGGCCATGTGATTGGTCACAAAGACGGCTTTGGTTTCCTGCGTCCGGAAGGCAGCGGTACTGCCCGCCAGGATGACCTGCTGTTGCCAGCCCACCAGATGCGTGGCGTGATCCACGGTGACTATGTGCTGGTTCAGGTTGCCGGAGTCGATAAGCGCGGCCGCCGTGAAGGGCGGATTGTACGCGTGCTGCAGGAATACAGCGGTCAGATCGTCGGCCGCTATTTTATTGAAGACGGCATGGGGTTTGTCGTGCCGGATGATTCACGTATCGCACAGGATATCGTGATTCCGCAGGATGCCCGTCTGGGTGCCCGGATGGGGAATGTGGTGGTGGTCGAGATCACCCAGCGTGCCACGCGTCAGTACAACGCTGTGGGTAAAGTGGTCGAAGTGCTGGGCGAAAATATGGCGCCGGGCATGGAAATCGAAATTGCACTGCGCACTTATGACATTCCGCATGTGTGGCCAGCAGAGGTCGAGAAACAGGTCGCTCACCTTTCGGAAGAAGTCCCGGAAGAAGCCAAAAAAGGCCGGGTTGATCTGCGAGAACTGCCATTGGTCACGATTGACGGTGAAGATGCCCGCGACTTTGATGACGCCGTTTACTGTGAGAAGAAAAAGTCTGGCGGCTGGCGCCTGTGGGTTGCCATTGCCGACGTCAGTTATTACGTACGTCCAGATTCAGCGTTAGACAAAGAAGCGATCCAGCGCGGTAACTCGGTTTATTTCCCGTCTCAGGTGATTCCGATGCTGCCTGAAGTACTGTCGAACGGACTGTGCTCGCTGAACCCGCAGGTCGATCGTCTGTGCATGGTCTGTGAAATGACCATCTCTGCAGCGGGTAAGCTGTCGGGCTATAAACACTATGAAGCGGTCATGAATTCTCATGCCCGTCTGACGTACACCAAAGTCAGCAAGATGCTGGAAGGGGATGAGCCCCTGCGAGAGCGTTATGCGCCACTGGTTCCGCACCTGGAAGAGCTGTACCAAATGTACAAGGTGCTGAAGCAGGCCCGGGAAGAGCGGGGTGCCATTGAGTTTGAAACGGTGGAAACCCAGTTCATCTTCAATGCTGACCGGAAGATCGACCGCATTGTGCCCGCAGAGCGCAACGACGCCCATAAGATCATCGAAGAATGTATGATCATGGCGAACGTCGCATCAGCCAAGCTGGTGGAAAAAGCCAAAGAGCCGGCCTTGTACCGGGTGCATGACACCCCGGGTGAAGAGCGTCTGACCGGTTTCCGGGATTTCCTGGGTGAGCTGGGTCTGAACCTGACCGGCGGGCTGGAACCTGCGCCGAGCGACTACGCGCATCTGGCTGCGGCGATCCAGAATCGTCCGGATAAAGAACTGATTCAGACCATGCTGCTGCGTTCCATGAAGCAGGCTGTTTATCAGGCGGATAACATTGGTCATTTTGGTCTGGCCCTGAATTCGTACGCGCATTTTACTTCGCCGATCCGCCGTTATCCGGATCTGGCATTGCACCGCGCACTCAAGTATCTGATTGCGAAAGAAAACGGCACGAACACTGATCGCTGGACACCAACGGGTGGCTACCACTATTCCTTCGACGATATGGATGTGCTGGGCGAACAGTGTTCGATGACTGAGCGCCGTGCTGATGATGCGACCCGTGATGTGGCGGACTGGCTCAAGTGTGAATACATGCAGGACCACGTCGGAGATGAGTTTGACGGTGTGATTGCTAATGTCACCGGTTTTGGTTTCTTTGTCCGCCTCAATGAGCTGAACATCGACGGGCTGGTACATATCTCGAATCTGGACAACGACTACTACCAGTATGATCCGATCGGCCAGCGGCTGATTGGCGATGCTTCCGGCAAGATTTATCGACTCGGTGATGCTGTGAAGGTCAAAGTCGCGGCAATCAACCTCAATGATCGCCAGATTGATTTTGAACTGGTCGGTGGCGGCCGTAAGGTACGCAGACCCGGGAAAACAGCCCAGACCCGTGATAAGCAACAGCGGATGCGTAAGGCGGAAGGCTTGCAACGTCAGAGTCTGAAAGTGTTCCGGGTCGAGAACGGGGAAGCCCAGCCAGAGCACAAAGCGGAATCGAAAAAAGAGCGTTCATCCGTGCGTCAGCAACTGAAATCAGGTATGGTGCCGCGGCCGGAAGGTGACGACGGTCAGCCAGGCAAAAAAGCCAAGAAAAAAGATAAAGCGAAAAAGAAATCGGTCAAGGCCCGCAAGCAGCGGGCCGGTAAGAAAGAACGGGCGGCGAAGAAGAAAAAATAA
- a CDS encoding tetratricopeptide repeat protein, with translation MVLRATVFSALLVSLPVSAITDVGDAVPLYSEAELIHLFDDNQQLQRVKADDCQLVQDIEARAERVESPAYQFLYGDMLAWGVCVKRDVEQGLYYMESAARQGLPSALEQLGRYYAKGTLVQQDRERAVPYLREAAAMGNLAARIELAELLLQDYGSPLDYEDAYRWLYQSATADRHTHRKITKLRYDLEQRMPSNVVARAKRRENFW, from the coding sequence ATGGTTCTGCGTGCAACCGTATTTTCAGCCCTGCTGGTGTCTTTGCCAGTGAGCGCCATTACAGATGTTGGTGATGCTGTTCCTCTGTATTCAGAGGCGGAGCTGATCCATCTGTTTGACGACAACCAGCAGTTGCAGCGCGTGAAAGCCGATGACTGCCAGTTGGTGCAGGATATTGAAGCCCGTGCGGAGCGAGTGGAGTCACCTGCTTACCAGTTTCTCTACGGTGATATGCTGGCCTGGGGCGTGTGCGTCAAACGCGACGTTGAGCAGGGGCTGTATTATATGGAATCGGCGGCCCGGCAAGGGTTACCGTCGGCACTGGAACAGCTTGGCCGTTACTATGCTAAAGGCACTCTGGTGCAGCAGGACAGAGAGCGTGCTGTTCCGTATTTGCGTGAAGCCGCGGCCATGGGAAATCTGGCCGCACGTATCGAGCTGGCCGAGTTACTGCTCCAGGATTACGGCAGCCCGCTGGATTATGAAGATGCCTATCGCTGGCTGTATCAGTCTGCAACGGCAGATCGCCATACACATCGTAAGATCACCAAATTACGCTACGACTTAGAACAGCGTATGCCGTCCAATGTGGTTGCCCGCGCCAAACGTCGCGAGAACTTCTGGTAA
- a CDS encoding adenylosuccinate synthase — translation MANNVVVLGTQWGDEGKGKIVDLLTEDAQYVVRYQGGHNAGHTLVIDGEKTVLHLIPSGILRENVKCIIGNGVVLSPDALLKEMEPLEARGIPVRERLFLSEACPLILQYHIALDQARELARGKKAIGTTGRGIGPAYEDKVARRGLRVGDLFDKEAFAEKLKEVMAYHNFQLEHFYNAEPVSYEAVLESVMAQADVLTSMVIDVTQELDDARQRGDKIMFEGAQGTLLDIDHGTYPYVTSSNTTAGGVAAGSGFGPRHLGYILGIAKAYCTRVGAGPFPTELDDAVGEHLGVKGNEFGATTGRKRRCGWFDAVAMRRAVQINSVSGFCLTKLDVLDGLEEIKICTGYKMPDGQILNVSPMAADAFESVEPIYETMPGWTESTFGVKSLEELPQTALNYIARLEELTGVPIDLISTGPDRNETIIKVHPYAG, via the coding sequence ATGGCAAACAATGTAGTCGTTCTCGGCACCCAGTGGGGTGACGAAGGTAAGGGCAAGATCGTTGATCTGCTGACTGAAGATGCACAGTATGTGGTTCGCTACCAGGGTGGTCACAACGCGGGTCATACCCTTGTCATTGACGGTGAGAAAACTGTCCTGCACTTAATCCCTTCAGGCATTCTGCGTGAAAACGTGAAATGCATTATCGGTAACGGTGTCGTCCTTTCTCCTGATGCGCTGCTGAAAGAAATGGAACCCCTGGAAGCCCGTGGTATTCCAGTTCGTGAGCGTTTATTCCTGTCAGAAGCTTGTCCGCTAATTCTTCAGTACCATATTGCTCTGGACCAGGCGCGTGAACTGGCGCGTGGCAAGAAAGCTATCGGTACGACGGGTCGTGGTATCGGTCCTGCCTATGAAGATAAAGTCGCTCGTCGTGGTCTGCGTGTTGGCGATCTGTTCGATAAAGAAGCATTTGCCGAGAAGCTTAAGGAAGTGATGGCTTACCATAACTTCCAGCTGGAGCATTTCTACAACGCTGAACCTGTCAGCTATGAAGCTGTGCTGGAAAGTGTGATGGCTCAGGCGGATGTCCTGACTTCTATGGTCATTGACGTGACCCAGGAGCTGGATGATGCGCGTCAGCGTGGCGACAAAATCATGTTCGAAGGTGCGCAGGGCACACTGCTGGACATCGACCATGGTACTTACCCGTATGTAACATCTTCAAATACCACTGCTGGTGGTGTTGCTGCTGGTTCTGGTTTCGGTCCTCGTCATCTGGGTTATATCCTGGGTATCGCGAAAGCGTACTGTACTCGTGTGGGTGCAGGTCCGTTCCCGACTGAACTGGATGACGCTGTAGGCGAACACCTGGGCGTGAAAGGTAACGAGTTTGGTGCAACCACTGGCCGTAAACGCCGTTGTGGCTGGTTTGATGCAGTTGCAATGCGTCGTGCTGTACAAATCAATTCAGTGTCTGGTTTCTGTCTGACCAAGCTGGACGTTCTGGATGGTCTGGAAGAAATTAAGATCTGTACTGGCTACAAAATGCCAGACGGTCAGATCCTGAATGTCTCTCCAATGGCTGCAGATGCGTTTGAAAGTGTCGAGCCAATCTACGAAACAATGCCAGGCTGGACAGAGAGCACCTTCGGTGTGAAATCTCTGGAAGAGCTGCCACAGACTGCGCTGAACTACATTGCGCGTCTGGAAGAGCTGACTGGTGTGCCAATTGATTTGATCTCAACTGGACCGGATCGTAACGAAACTATCATCAAGGTTCACCCTTACGCAGGCTAA
- a CDS encoding DUF2065 domain-containing protein — MSQVFWLAVGLVLILEGLGPLLAPRGWREMVSQLSRQDDPTLRRIGGCLVVAGAVIAYIMFTRL; from the coding sequence ATGAGCCAAGTATTTTGGCTGGCCGTCGGATTGGTCTTGATTTTAGAGGGACTGGGGCCGTTGCTGGCACCCAGAGGCTGGCGGGAGATGGTCAGTCAGCTCAGCCGTCAGGATGATCCGACTTTACGCCGGATTGGCGGTTGTCTGGTTGTCGCCGGTGCTGTCATTGCATATATCATGTTTACCCGGCTGTAA
- the hflC gene encoding protease modulator HflC has product MRKLIIPLVVILIAVVLMSVFVVKEGERGIVVRFGRIIKDDTTNMALVYEPGLHFKVPVFDRVRTLDSRIQTMDDQADRFVTSEKKDVIIDSYVKWRIKDFGQYYLATGGGNTSTAEGLLKRKVVDSLRAQIGSKEIKQIVSGPDRGNNVDEGAVPDEDKSVAIASEIVEEVAPKKELEGQRDKIMADVLAETQISARDLGIEVVDFRMKKINLPDEISESIYRRMRAERESVARKHRSQGREKAEVIRAQSELEVAKIISDAERVARIQRGNADAKAADIYATAFNKDPEFYNFLRSLKAYENSFSSKQDILVVDPNSEFFKYMKESNSLN; this is encoded by the coding sequence ATGCGTAAGTTAATTATCCCGCTCGTGGTCATTCTCATCGCTGTGGTGTTGATGTCCGTCTTCGTGGTGAAAGAAGGCGAGCGTGGAATCGTGGTTCGCTTTGGCCGAATCATTAAAGATGACACAACCAATATGGCATTGGTGTATGAACCGGGCCTGCACTTTAAAGTGCCGGTATTTGACCGTGTGCGTACGCTGGATTCCCGTATCCAGACGATGGACGATCAGGCTGACCGTTTTGTCACATCTGAGAAAAAAGACGTGATCATCGACAGCTACGTGAAGTGGCGTATCAAGGATTTCGGTCAGTACTATCTGGCAACCGGCGGCGGCAATACTTCGACGGCTGAAGGCCTGCTGAAGCGTAAGGTGGTGGATAGCCTGCGTGCCCAGATCGGTTCGAAAGAGATCAAGCAGATCGTATCTGGTCCGGATCGCGGCAACAATGTTGATGAAGGTGCAGTGCCTGACGAAGATAAAAGTGTTGCCATCGCTTCGGAAATCGTCGAAGAAGTCGCTCCGAAGAAAGAACTGGAAGGTCAGCGTGACAAGATCATGGCAGACGTTCTGGCGGAAACACAGATCAGTGCCCGTGACCTGGGGATTGAAGTGGTCGATTTCCGAATGAAGAAGATCAACCTGCCGGATGAGATCAGTGAATCGATTTATCGCCGGATGCGTGCCGAGCGTGAATCGGTAGCCCGTAAGCACCGTTCTCAGGGCCGTGAGAAAGCTGAAGTGATTCGAGCTCAGTCTGAGCTGGAAGTGGCGAAGATCATCTCTGATGCAGAGCGTGTTGCCCGTATCCAACGCGGTAATGCGGATGCGAAAGCTGCAGACATTTATGCGACGGCTTTCAACAAAGATCCAGAGTTCTATAACTTCCTGCGTTCTTTGAAAGCCTATGAAAACAGCTTCAGCTCTAAGCAGGATATTCTGGTCGTGGATCCGAACAGTGAATTCTTCAAGTACATGAAGGAATCGAACAGCCTGAACTAA
- the hflK gene encoding FtsH protease activity modulator HflK: MAWNEPGNNGGRDQDPWGNKNRGGRDQGPPDLDEVFAKLSRKFGGIFGNKRGPSSGGGAAGLGVIAVIAAAIWGFSGFYTVGEAERGVVLRFGKFYEMVDPGLNWKPTFIDDVELVNVQAIRSLRSSGLMLTKDENVLKVEMEVQYKVSDAQKYLFSVTNADDSLRQATDSALRAVIGDSTMDEALTRGRQTIRANTQTDIDKIIETYDMGILVVDVNFQSARPPEAVKDAFDDAIAAREDEERFVREAEAYSNDILPKATGRAERLKKEAEGYTERVVNGALGEVAQFEKLLPEYHAAKEVTRNRLYLETMERVYGNTSKVMVDSKSGSNLLYLPLDKLMNQTEQTKKQASPSSTYGIELEKSEDTSSSSSAPRADTGRQGRY; encoded by the coding sequence ATGGCGTGGAATGAGCCTGGAAACAACGGTGGCCGCGATCAGGACCCTTGGGGGAACAAGAATCGTGGTGGCCGTGATCAAGGGCCGCCTGATCTCGATGAAGTGTTTGCAAAACTGAGTCGTAAGTTTGGTGGTATTTTTGGGAATAAGCGTGGACCTTCAAGTGGCGGTGGTGCTGCCGGTCTTGGGGTGATTGCTGTTATCGCTGCTGCGATTTGGGGTTTTTCCGGTTTCTACACCGTCGGCGAAGCCGAGCGTGGTGTGGTACTGCGGTTCGGTAAATTCTATGAAATGGTTGATCCGGGTCTGAACTGGAAACCAACCTTCATTGATGATGTTGAGCTGGTCAATGTGCAGGCAATTCGTTCTCTGCGCAGCTCCGGACTGATGCTGACGAAAGATGAAAACGTACTGAAAGTTGAAATGGAAGTTCAGTACAAAGTGTCTGATGCACAGAAATACCTGTTCAGCGTGACCAATGCAGACGACAGCCTGCGTCAGGCGACGGATTCAGCGCTGCGTGCGGTCATTGGTGACTCCACCATGGACGAAGCCCTGACGCGTGGCCGTCAGACAATTCGTGCGAATACCCAGACGGACATCGATAAAATTATCGAAACGTACGATATGGGTATCCTGGTTGTGGATGTGAACTTCCAGTCTGCGCGTCCGCCGGAAGCAGTGAAAGATGCTTTCGATGATGCAATTGCAGCGCGTGAGGATGAAGAGCGTTTTGTTCGTGAAGCGGAAGCTTACAGCAACGACATTCTGCCGAAAGCAACAGGTCGTGCTGAGCGACTGAAGAAAGAAGCTGAAGGTTACACGGAGCGAGTGGTCAATGGTGCGTTGGGTGAAGTTGCTCAGTTTGAGAAACTGTTACCTGAGTATCATGCTGCGAAAGAAGTGACCCGAAACCGCCTGTATCTGGAAACCATGGAACGTGTTTATGGGAACACCAGTAAAGTCATGGTGGATTCGAAGTCGGGCAGCAATCTGCTGTATCTGCCTCTGGATAAGCTGATGAATCAGACAGAGCAGACGAAGAAGCAGGCCAGCCCATCCAGTACCTACGGCATTGAGCTGGAGAAGTCTGAAGATACGTCTTCCTCTTCCTCGGCACCGCGTGCTGACACTGGTCGTCAGGGGAGATATTAA
- the hflX gene encoding ribosome rescue GTPase HflX — MFDRYEAGEQAILVHINFTQEGEWEDLSEFEMLVSSAGVNTLRVITGSRQAPHPKYYVGEGKAQEIADAVRAEGAEIVIFNHSLSPAQERNLERLCKCRVLDRTGLILDIFAQRARTHEGKLQVELAQLRHISTRLIRGWTHLERQKGGIGLRGPGETQLETDRRLLRERIKAILRRLDKVSKQRDQGRRARSRADIPTISLVGYTNAGKSTLFNRVTDAGVYAADQLFATLDPTLRKIEVEDVGTSILADTVGFIRHLPHDLVAAFKATLKETQEATLLLHVVDASDERYRENIDAVNTVLEEIEANDVPVLVVMNKIDNLEDAEPRIERDEDGIPRRVWVSARDGLGIDFLFTALTERLAGTMVTHTLRLPPAVIGRIRSKFYQLGAIVREEYEQDGSLLLDVRLPMTDWARLQKREEQGLDDFILA, encoded by the coding sequence TTGTTTGACCGTTATGAAGCCGGTGAACAGGCAATTCTTGTTCATATCAACTTCACGCAAGAAGGGGAGTGGGAGGATCTCAGCGAGTTCGAGATGCTGGTCTCCTCAGCGGGAGTCAATACGCTGCGTGTGATCACAGGCAGCAGACAGGCTCCCCACCCTAAGTATTACGTGGGAGAAGGTAAAGCACAGGAAATTGCCGATGCGGTCAGAGCCGAAGGTGCCGAGATCGTTATTTTTAACCATTCACTCTCGCCTGCCCAGGAGCGAAACCTGGAACGGTTGTGCAAATGCCGGGTTCTGGACAGAACCGGATTGATCCTGGACATCTTTGCTCAGCGTGCGCGTACCCATGAAGGTAAGCTGCAAGTCGAGCTGGCGCAGCTACGTCATATTTCTACCCGTTTGATCCGAGGCTGGACCCACCTGGAACGACAGAAAGGGGGGATCGGTCTGCGTGGCCCGGGTGAAACTCAGCTGGAAACCGACCGCCGGTTACTGCGGGAGCGGATCAAAGCGATCCTGCGACGTCTGGATAAAGTTTCCAAGCAGCGTGATCAGGGGCGTCGAGCCCGAAGCCGGGCGGATATTCCGACGATCTCGCTGGTGGGCTATACCAACGCCGGTAAGTCGACACTGTTTAACCGGGTGACGGATGCCGGGGTATACGCGGCGGATCAACTGTTTGCAACGCTGGATCCTACGCTGCGGAAAATTGAGGTGGAAGATGTTGGCACCAGCATTCTGGCAGATACGGTGGGCTTTATCCGCCATCTGCCGCATGATCTGGTCGCTGCATTTAAAGCCACACTCAAAGAAACGCAGGAAGCGACCCTGTTGTTGCATGTGGTGGATGCCAGTGATGAGCGTTACCGTGAAAATATTGATGCGGTAAACACCGTTCTGGAAGAAATTGAGGCCAATGACGTACCAGTACTGGTTGTCATGAATAAGATCGATAACCTGGAAGACGCTGAACCGCGGATTGAACGCGACGAAGACGGTATTCCGCGCCGGGTCTGGGTGTCTGCCCGGGACGGGCTGGGGATTGATTTTCTCTTCACCGCACTGACAGAACGCCTTGCGGGCACTATGGTGACGCATACCTTGCGCTTGCCGCCTGCAGTCATTGGGCGTATCCGCAGCAAGTTCTATCAGCTGGGGGCTATTGTCCGGGAAGAGTATGAGCAAGATGGCAGCCTGTTGCTGGATGTCCGCCTGCCCATGACGGACTGGGCACGGCTGCAAAAAAGAGAAGAGCAGGGGCTGGATGACTTTATCCTTGCCTGA
- the hfq gene encoding RNA chaperone Hfq, with translation MAKGQSLQDPFLNALRRERIPVSIYLVNGIKLQGQIESFDQFVILLKNTVNQMVYKHAISTVVPARPVNHHHSGERQASERGQEKTEE, from the coding sequence ATGGCTAAGGGGCAATCTCTACAAGACCCGTTTTTGAATGCGCTGCGTCGTGAAAGAATCCCGGTTTCTATTTACTTGGTCAATGGTATTAAGCTTCAGGGCCAGATTGAGTCATTTGACCAGTTCGTGATCCTGCTGAAAAACACCGTAAACCAGATGGTTTACAAGCACGCTATCTCGACTGTTGTACCGGCCCGTCCGGTCAATCATCACCATTCCGGTGAGCGTCAGGCGTCCGAACGTGGCCAGGAAAAAACAGAAGAATAA